In a genomic window of Arachnia rubra:
- a CDS encoding superoxide dismutase: MTYVLPDLDYDYGALAPHIAAEIMELHHDKHHAAYVAGANTALEQLAEARESGNFGAINKLEKDLAFHLGGHINHSTFWKNMSPEGGGRPEGELAAAIDEYFGGFEGFQKQFNAAANGIQGSGWSMLVFDTLGRRLNINQLYDQQGNLPAAQIPLLQLDMWEHAFYLQYKNVKGDYVNAWWNIVNWKDVAERFAKAQAFAA; this comes from the coding sequence ATGACCTACGTCCTGCCCGATCTCGACTACGACTACGGTGCCCTGGCCCCCCACATCGCTGCGGAAATCATGGAGCTGCACCACGACAAGCACCATGCTGCCTATGTCGCCGGGGCCAACACCGCGCTGGAGCAGCTGGCCGAGGCCCGCGAGTCAGGCAACTTCGGCGCCATCAACAAACTGGAGAAGGACCTGGCCTTCCACCTGGGCGGCCACATCAACCACTCCACGTTCTGGAAGAACATGTCGCCGGAAGGCGGCGGCCGTCCCGAGGGTGAGCTGGCCGCAGCCATCGACGAGTACTTCGGCGGTTTCGAGGGCTTCCAGAAGCAGTTCAACGCAGCCGCCAACGGCATCCAGGGGTCCGGCTGGTCGATGCTAGTCTTCGACACGCTAGGACGCCGCCTGAACATCAACCAGCTGTACGACCAGCAGGGCAACCTGCCGGCCGCGCAGATCCCGCTGCTGCAGCTAGACATGTGGGAGCACGCCTTCTACCTGCAGTACAAGAACGTCAAGGGCGACTACGTCAACGCCTGGTGGAACATCGTCAACTGGAAGGACGTTGCCGAGCGGTTCGCCAAGGCCCAGGCCTTCGCCGCCTGA
- a CDS encoding class I SAM-dependent methyltransferase, whose product MNHYFTNDDSPMVTREIRATVFGRDLVFTTANGVFSGSRLDLGTSVLLRSVEAPQCGHLLDLGCGFGPIAVGLAAVSPRVTVDAVDINERALALTRLNAERAGVAGRVRTFSPDDATYDEIWSNPPIRIGKQALHDLLLTWLPRLKPGGAAYLVVGKNLGADSLTAWLTGQDWPTKKLASAKGFRVLRVQRSDSPA is encoded by the coding sequence ATGAACCACTATTTCACCAACGACGACTCCCCCATGGTCACCCGGGAGATCCGGGCCACGGTTTTCGGACGGGATCTCGTCTTCACCACCGCAAACGGGGTGTTCTCGGGCTCCCGCCTGGACCTGGGAACGTCGGTGCTGCTGCGCAGCGTCGAGGCACCGCAGTGCGGGCACCTCCTCGACCTGGGCTGTGGTTTCGGACCCATCGCGGTGGGGTTAGCCGCTGTCAGTCCGAGGGTGACAGTCGATGCGGTCGACATCAATGAACGGGCACTTGCCCTAACCCGTCTCAATGCGGAGCGTGCCGGGGTGGCCGGCCGGGTGAGGACTTTCTCGCCCGATGACGCCACCTATGACGAGATCTGGTCTAATCCGCCGATCCGGATCGGCAAGCAGGCTCTCCACGACCTCCTGCTCACCTGGCTGCCGCGACTGAAACCCGGTGGTGCCGCCTACCTGGTGGTGGGCAAGAACCTGGGAGCGGACTCCCTGACGGCCTGGCTGACCGGCCAGGACTGGCCCACGAAGAAGCTGGCCTCTGCCAAGGGATTCCGGGTGCTGAGGGTCCAGCGCAGCGACTCGCCAGCCTGA
- the truA gene encoding tRNA pseudouridine(38-40) synthase TruA, with translation MTRLRIDLAYDGGRFHGWAAQPGLRTVQGVLEESLGRLLRLDPPPSLTVAGRTDAGVHARGQVCHADLESTTPPADLLRRLRRICPDDIAVRDVTEAPEGFDARFSAIWRRYCYRLIDSEQTPDPLLRTQVTQLRHPFHLGTAQQATRLLTGLRDFAPFCKARQGATTIRELREFSVSQRVDGVIEVHLLADAFCHSMVRALVGALTVVAGGRRNLAWLEEVAASDHRCGQVPLMPPHGLVLEEVGYPADDQLADRARQARARRSLEEPGEA, from the coding sequence ATGACGCGGCTGCGCATCGACCTGGCCTACGACGGTGGCAGGTTTCACGGCTGGGCTGCCCAGCCCGGGCTGCGCACGGTCCAGGGAGTACTGGAGGAGTCGCTGGGCAGGTTGCTTCGCCTGGACCCGCCGCCGTCGCTGACCGTCGCGGGACGCACGGATGCCGGAGTGCATGCCCGCGGGCAGGTGTGCCACGCCGACCTGGAAAGCACTACCCCGCCGGCGGACCTGCTGCGGCGGCTGCGCCGCATCTGCCCTGACGACATCGCAGTCCGCGACGTCACCGAGGCCCCCGAGGGTTTCGATGCACGGTTCTCTGCCATCTGGCGTCGCTACTGCTACCGGCTGATCGACTCCGAGCAGACACCGGATCCGCTACTGCGCACCCAGGTGACCCAGCTCAGGCACCCCTTCCACCTCGGCACCGCCCAGCAGGCGACGCGGCTGCTGACGGGGCTGCGCGACTTCGCCCCGTTCTGCAAGGCCCGTCAGGGGGCCACCACCATCCGGGAGCTGCGGGAGTTCTCTGTCTCCCAGCGCGTCGACGGGGTAATCGAGGTGCATCTGCTGGCCGACGCCTTCTGCCACTCCATGGTGCGGGCCCTGGTTGGCGCGCTGACCGTGGTCGCTGGGGGCCGCCGGAATCTGGCCTGGCTGGAGGAAGTCGCCGCCAGCGACCATCGCTGCGGCCAGGTGCCGCTGATGCCTCCCCACGGCCTGGTGCTGGAGGAGGTGGGCTATCCCGCTGACGATCAGCTTGCAGACAGGGCCAGGCAGGCCCGCGCCCGCCGGAGCCTGGAAGAACCAGGGGAAGCATGA
- the trmB gene encoding tRNA (guanosine(46)-N7)-methyltransferase TrmB, with amino-acid sequence MKPSRPQRTVVSFVRRSTRMNDSQQAAWDRYRDRFMVEVPAADMDTSIADDAHVDWDEVFGRRAPRIVEIGSGNGDSLVPMAKARPVADFVAFEVFPPGVASTLGRLGREQVGNVRIVPANGAQGLAILFDDASLQELWTFFADPWRKARHHKRRLVSTGFADLAAARLQPGGIWRLATDWEDYALWQRQTLDAHPRFENIHGGWAPRYEERPVTKYEAKGLVQGRRVFDLAYRRLP; translated from the coding sequence GTGAAACCGTCTCGTCCTCAGCGCACCGTGGTCAGCTTCGTGCGTCGCAGCACCCGGATGAACGATTCCCAACAGGCCGCCTGGGACCGCTACCGGGACCGTTTCATGGTCGAGGTGCCGGCGGCCGACATGGACACCTCGATCGCCGACGACGCCCATGTCGACTGGGACGAGGTGTTCGGACGGCGGGCGCCACGCATCGTGGAGATCGGCTCGGGTAATGGCGACTCGCTGGTTCCCATGGCCAAGGCGCGTCCGGTAGCCGACTTCGTGGCTTTTGAGGTTTTCCCGCCCGGGGTGGCTTCCACGCTGGGCCGGCTGGGCCGCGAGCAGGTCGGCAACGTGCGTATCGTGCCGGCCAATGGCGCTCAGGGTCTGGCAATCCTGTTCGACGATGCCTCGCTGCAGGAGTTGTGGACCTTCTTCGCGGATCCGTGGCGCAAGGCCCGCCATCACAAACGACGTCTGGTCAGCACTGGTTTCGCCGACCTGGCGGCGGCGAGGCTCCAGCCCGGCGGGATCTGGCGGCTCGCCACCGACTGGGAGGACTACGCCCTATGGCAGCGCCAGACCCTCGATGCCCATCCCCGCTTCGAGAACATCCACGGCGGCTGGGCACCACGCTATGAGGAGCGGCCCGTCACGAAATACGAAGCCAAGGGGCTGGTCCAGGGCCGCAGGGTTTTCGACCTGGCCTACCGGCGGCTGCCATGA
- a CDS encoding ABC transporter substrate-binding protein, which yields MINVEFTRTLAAFAAVTLLPLAACSQSTTTGDGSPSASPTGRGSDGCVTQYDANADYFPDKASFTQAAGVTVEYHGSYKTVTVKEPVQGASPETYVLVQCGASPELPAELASAQRISIPVHRAATSSTTQLPAFELLNVTDSLAAVESPAMVWSDPIVKRIAEGKITGFGNESGGMNVETVAAATPDVFFSSGTPDPAYDKIRELGIPVVGNAEWLENTPLGRAEWLKFTALFTNTESTANQVFTQIETDYTAVKEKAQQASDRPSVIAGAPFNGQWYRAGGRSYLAAFLADAGMKYVFADDESSGSDPAQIETMLEAGAQADIWVNADMTKKWQTISAIGAEDPNLATIKGAKDGRVYNPTKRINAGGGNDYWQLGVVRPDLVLRDLTKVAHPDLFTDQEFTFYEQLPA from the coding sequence GTGATCAACGTGGAATTCACCCGAACCCTCGCAGCCTTCGCTGCCGTCACGCTGCTGCCGCTAGCGGCCTGCTCCCAGTCGACCACAACAGGTGATGGGAGCCCCTCCGCAAGCCCCACCGGGCGTGGGAGTGATGGCTGCGTCACCCAGTACGACGCTAATGCCGACTACTTCCCCGACAAGGCAAGCTTCACCCAAGCCGCCGGTGTCACGGTGGAATATCACGGCTCCTACAAGACCGTGACCGTCAAGGAACCCGTCCAGGGTGCCTCACCTGAGACCTACGTGCTCGTTCAGTGCGGGGCCAGCCCCGAGCTGCCCGCCGAACTTGCGAGCGCACAACGCATCAGCATCCCCGTCCATCGGGCAGCGACCTCATCGACGACGCAGCTGCCGGCCTTCGAATTGCTGAACGTGACCGATTCCCTGGCCGCGGTGGAGTCGCCGGCGATGGTCTGGTCCGATCCCATCGTCAAGCGCATTGCCGAGGGCAAGATCACCGGGTTCGGGAACGAGTCCGGTGGAATGAACGTGGAGACCGTGGCTGCCGCAACGCCCGACGTGTTCTTCTCCAGCGGTACCCCAGACCCGGCCTATGACAAGATCCGGGAACTCGGGATCCCTGTGGTAGGCAACGCTGAATGGCTGGAGAACACTCCACTCGGTCGTGCCGAGTGGCTGAAGTTCACGGCGCTGTTCACCAACACCGAGAGCACCGCCAACCAGGTCTTCACCCAGATTGAAACCGACTACACGGCTGTCAAGGAGAAGGCCCAGCAGGCGTCCGACCGGCCCAGCGTCATAGCCGGTGCCCCCTTCAACGGCCAGTGGTACCGGGCCGGGGGACGAAGCTACCTGGCGGCGTTCCTGGCCGATGCCGGGATGAAGTACGTGTTCGCCGACGACGAATCCAGCGGCAGCGATCCCGCCCAGATCGAGACGATGCTGGAGGCCGGGGCGCAGGCCGATATCTGGGTCAACGCCGACATGACGAAGAAATGGCAGACCATCTCCGCCATCGGGGCCGAGGACCCGAACCTGGCGACCATCAAGGGCGCTAAGGATGGCCGGGTCTACAACCCAACCAAGCGCATCAATGCGGGTGGCGGAAACGACTACTGGCAGCTGGGCGTGGTGCGTCCCGACCTGGTTCTTCGCGACCTCACCAAGGTTGCTCATCCAGATCTGTTCACCGACCAGGAGTTCACCTTCTACGAGCAGCTGCCGGCCTGA
- a CDS encoding FecCD family ABC transporter permease: MRHPVRFAVLAAALVAAVAAGLLLGPAQITLQEVWAVLTGQPTRPIAQLIVGSVRLPRTITACLAGAALGTTGLAMQTLFRNPLADPFILGISSGASLGVAGVILVGGGTGAAFLTAGLGIGGDLAVIVASALGAGAVMSLVLLLGRVVRSAVTLLLVGVMIGYLVSAGVSVMMSFSTPQLIAAYSRWHFGSYGGVTWGNLVLISLVIGAGLLASLTLAKPLNALLLGERYAESMGLRLTMMRTALIALTSVLAGTVTAFCGPIQFLGIAVPHLARGIFNTSDHRILIPATALVGALLALLADIIAALPGDGVLPLNAINAAFGAPVVIWILLQRRRLAL, encoded by the coding sequence ATGCGTCACCCGGTCAGGTTCGCGGTCCTCGCCGCTGCCCTGGTGGCGGCGGTGGCTGCGGGCCTGCTGCTCGGCCCCGCTCAGATCACCCTCCAGGAGGTCTGGGCGGTGCTGACCGGTCAGCCCACCCGGCCCATCGCCCAGCTGATAGTTGGGTCAGTGCGCCTACCGCGTACCATCACCGCCTGTCTGGCAGGAGCCGCGCTCGGGACAACCGGGCTGGCGATGCAGACCCTGTTCCGCAATCCGCTGGCCGACCCCTTCATCCTCGGTATCTCCTCCGGCGCATCCCTCGGCGTGGCGGGGGTGATCCTGGTGGGCGGTGGTACAGGGGCGGCCTTCCTGACCGCTGGGCTTGGGATTGGCGGTGACCTGGCAGTCATCGTCGCCTCCGCCCTGGGGGCGGGAGCCGTGATGTCCCTGGTACTGCTGCTGGGACGAGTGGTGCGCTCCGCCGTGACGCTGCTGCTGGTGGGCGTGATGATCGGCTACCTGGTGTCGGCGGGCGTCAGCGTCATGATGTCGTTCTCAACCCCCCAGCTGATCGCGGCCTATTCGCGATGGCATTTTGGCAGCTACGGCGGGGTGACCTGGGGGAACCTCGTCCTGATCAGCCTCGTGATCGGGGCCGGGCTGCTGGCTTCCCTGACGCTGGCGAAGCCCCTCAACGCCCTGCTGCTGGGGGAACGCTACGCCGAGAGCATGGGACTACGCCTAACGATGATGCGCACCGCTTTGATAGCGCTGACCTCGGTGCTGGCGGGAACCGTCACCGCCTTCTGCGGGCCGATCCAGTTCCTCGGCATCGCCGTGCCCCACCTGGCCCGGGGCATCTTCAACACCTCTGACCACCGTATCCTCATTCCCGCAACCGCCTTGGTGGGTGCGCTGCTGGCGCTGCTGGCTGACATCATCGCCGCCCTTCCCGGGGACGGCGTGCTGCCACTCAACGCGATCAACGCCGCCTTCGGTGCGCCCGTGGTGATCTGGATCCTGCTGCAGCGTAGGAGGCTTGCCCTGTGA
- a CDS encoding ABC transporter ATP-binding protein: MNVLELVGLTVGYRTHRRVRTVLTGLDATLEAGGLVGLVGPNGAGKSTLLRTISGLQPPLAGSVKLLGQEISRMKRDEVARQVAVVLTDRVDPGRLTVFDVVALGRHPHTGWSGRLGATDCAAVMSALDDVGVGQLAGQMLWELSDGQRQRVMIARAIAQEPRLLLLDEPTAFLDPPGRVRVFEVLQDLAHGHRLAVVVCTHDVEVAARHADQLWVAGAGDGMCTGTPADLAAAGVMETAFGGEAEFDPVTYTFVSRRRLLEQERIQGDT, encoded by the coding sequence GTGAACGTCCTGGAACTGGTGGGACTCACCGTCGGGTACCGGACCCACCGGCGGGTCCGGACAGTCCTCACGGGACTCGACGCCACCTTGGAGGCAGGCGGGCTGGTCGGACTGGTGGGACCGAACGGGGCGGGCAAATCCACTCTGCTGCGGACCATCAGCGGACTGCAGCCGCCGCTTGCAGGGAGCGTGAAGCTACTTGGCCAGGAGATCAGCCGGATGAAACGCGACGAGGTGGCCCGCCAGGTCGCTGTCGTGCTCACCGACCGGGTGGATCCGGGACGTCTCACGGTCTTCGACGTCGTCGCGCTCGGCCGCCATCCCCACACCGGCTGGTCTGGGCGCCTTGGGGCCACGGACTGCGCCGCGGTCATGTCTGCCCTGGACGATGTCGGCGTGGGTCAGCTGGCAGGCCAGATGCTGTGGGAGCTGTCCGACGGGCAGCGGCAGCGAGTGATGATCGCCCGCGCCATCGCGCAGGAGCCGAGGCTGCTGCTGCTCGACGAGCCAACAGCGTTCCTGGACCCTCCGGGCCGGGTCCGGGTGTTCGAGGTGCTGCAGGACCTGGCCCATGGCCACCGCCTTGCCGTGGTGGTCTGCACCCACGACGTCGAGGTCGCGGCCCGGCACGCCGATCAGCTCTGGGTAGCCGGTGCAGGCGACGGCATGTGCACGGGTACTCCCGCGGACCTGGCCGCCGCCGGTGTCATGGAAACTGCCTTCGGCGGCGAGGCGGAGTTTGACCCGGTCACCTACACCTTCGTGTCGAGGCGAAGGCTGCTGGAACAGGAGAGGATTCAGGGGGATACCTGA
- a CDS encoding YccF domain-containing protein, giving the protein MRTLLNLIWFLFAGVWLAIGYFLAGVIACVFVITIPFGVAAFRMAAYVAWPFGKAVIRRPDAGVGSDAMNIVWFIFCGWWLAIGHIVAAVVQAITIVGIVNAVVSLKMIPVTCSPFGKQIVDRNNLAPWDRPLHSI; this is encoded by the coding sequence ATGCGCACCCTGCTGAATCTGATCTGGTTCCTCTTCGCTGGTGTCTGGCTGGCCATCGGTTATTTCCTGGCGGGAGTCATCGCCTGCGTGTTCGTCATCACCATCCCGTTCGGCGTGGCCGCCTTCCGGATGGCTGCCTATGTCGCCTGGCCCTTCGGGAAGGCCGTGATCCGCAGGCCGGACGCAGGGGTTGGCAGCGACGCCATGAACATCGTGTGGTTCATCTTCTGCGGCTGGTGGCTGGCCATTGGGCACATCGTCGCCGCCGTCGTCCAGGCGATCACCATCGTCGGGATCGTGAATGCGGTCGTCTCGCTCAAGATGATCCCGGTCACCTGCTCGCCGTTCGGCAAGCAGATCGTGGACCGCAACAACCTGGCTCCCTGGGACCGGCCGCTGCACTCCATCTGA